The proteins below are encoded in one region of Thermococcus sp. 21S7:
- the cas6 gene encoding CRISPR-associated endoribonuclease Cas6: MRVEIKFRPAKEGTILPFNYNYDVYAQLLEKMAIVSPEIAREAEVSHVDYFTFSRIMVRKRELIPDRGIKVLSDDVSLYVSSSSSELIKAVVEGFIDSPILQLGDAAFIADDIKILKEPRIRDGALFSTLSPIMVRTVKLSGNKMKIWDLYPSEEAFFDKLRKVMLMRYSAILGTMPEEKDFTIDVVKFKPVRILVRDTYYRGSLMIFRYRGSLEIARFGYENGFGEKTRYGFGMVKVIDEEPRREGQE, from the coding sequence ATGAGAGTTGAGATAAAGTTCAGGCCCGCAAAGGAGGGCACGATTCTCCCGTTTAATTATAACTACGACGTTTACGCTCAGCTTCTTGAGAAGATGGCCATAGTTTCGCCCGAAATAGCTCGGGAGGCCGAAGTAAGTCACGTTGATTATTTCACCTTCTCCCGCATCATGGTCAGGAAGCGTGAACTGATACCCGACAGGGGAATAAAAGTGCTCTCCGACGACGTTTCCCTCTACGTCTCCTCGTCTTCCAGCGAGTTGATAAAGGCCGTGGTGGAGGGCTTTATTGACAGCCCGATTCTTCAGCTGGGTGATGCCGCCTTCATAGCGGACGACATCAAAATTCTGAAAGAGCCCAGAATACGGGATGGGGCGCTCTTTTCAACTCTCAGTCCAATAATGGTCAGGACGGTCAAGCTCAGCGGCAACAAGATGAAGATATGGGACCTCTATCCGAGTGAAGAGGCCTTCTTCGACAAGCTCCGCAAGGTAATGCTGATGCGCTACTCCGCGATACTCGGCACCATGCCCGAGGAAAAGGACTTCACGATAGACGTGGTGAAGTTCAAGCCCGTCAGGATTCTCGTCAGGGACACCTACTACCGCGGCTCCCTCATGATATTCCGCTACCGCGGCTCCCTGGAGATAGCCCGCTTCGGCTACGAAAACGGCTTCGGCGAGAAGACGCGCTACGGCTTTGGAATGGTCAAAGTGATCGATGAAGAGCCCAGACGAGAAGGCCAAGAGTGA
- a CDS encoding cytidine/deoxycytidylate deaminase family protein has product MPVEIVLDRERAERIKRIRPTKDEYFMLIAKLVSLRATCPRLRVGAVAVKDGYILATGYNGAPRGMEHCIDAGCLIVDGHCHRAVHAEQNVIAMAARKGISLEGATLYVTHFPCDTCFKLVINAGIREIVYEEMYPNEATEILLKEAQEKGIVRIRQFKLPKERVRVFLEELFGEFVD; this is encoded by the coding sequence ATGCCGGTGGAGATAGTACTTGACAGGGAACGGGCCGAGAGGATAAAGCGCATCCGGCCCACCAAGGACGAGTACTTCATGCTCATAGCCAAGCTTGTATCGCTCAGGGCGACCTGTCCGCGCCTGAGGGTAGGAGCGGTGGCTGTAAAGGATGGATACATCCTTGCAACCGGATACAACGGTGCGCCGAGGGGCATGGAGCACTGCATAGACGCCGGATGCCTCATCGTCGACGGCCACTGCCACAGGGCCGTCCATGCGGAGCAGAACGTCATAGCTATGGCGGCTAGAAAAGGCATAAGCCTAGAAGGAGCGACGCTCTACGTCACTCACTTCCCCTGCGACACATGCTTCAAGCTGGTGATCAACGCTGGAATCCGGGAGATAGTCTACGAGGAGATGTACCCAAACGAGGCAACGGAGATTCTCCTGAAGGAAGCACAGGAAAAAGGGATAGTCAGGATAAGACAGTTTAAACTCCCGAAGGAGCGGGTGCGGGTCTTTTTGGAGGAGCTTTTCGGGGAGTTCGTAGATTAA
- a CDS encoding glycosyltransferase produces the protein MDVRLVVFDLDGTLVGAPKPFAELKEELKSRLLGMGIPKETLGDLTPMYENLLRISRETGRDFWELYSILVELEVERIGESFLFEGVLDVLNFLRENGIEMAIMTRSSRKATLKALEMHGIRKYFRIISTRDDVPSGELKPNAGQLERIIESFGAEPTKVLVVGDHGYDVLPARALGALSVMVTGHTAGRMSFSVDSTPDFEVQDMPGFLTLLENILNAYVVVPAYNEEKTLGSVLDDLLRYFRRDEVVVVNDGSRDGTREIARSYGVHVLNHLVNRGLGGALGTGIAYALRQNARLILTFDADGQHLVSDALRVMRPVAEGRADFAVGSRLKGDTSQMPFVKRFGNFVLDAITAVFARKYVSDSQSGLRCLSRECASRIRITCDRYAVSSEIIIEAARNRCRIVEVPIRAVYTEYSMKKGTNVLEGVKIALNLLFDKMR, from the coding sequence ATGGATGTGAGGCTCGTAGTTTTTGATCTCGACGGGACGCTGGTCGGCGCGCCCAAACCCTTCGCGGAACTCAAGGAGGAGCTTAAATCGAGGCTCTTGGGAATGGGGATACCCAAGGAAACGCTCGGCGATCTGACTCCCATGTACGAAAACCTGCTCAGAATATCACGCGAGACCGGGAGGGACTTCTGGGAGCTTTATTCTATCCTTGTCGAGCTTGAAGTCGAGAGGATAGGGGAGAGCTTTCTCTTTGAGGGGGTTCTGGACGTTCTGAATTTTCTGAGGGAAAATGGCATCGAGATGGCAATAATGACCAGAAGCTCCCGGAAGGCGACTCTGAAGGCACTGGAGATGCACGGAATAAGGAAGTACTTCCGGATAATCTCGACGCGGGACGACGTCCCCTCCGGAGAACTCAAACCGAACGCCGGGCAGCTGGAGCGGATAATCGAGTCCTTCGGCGCCGAACCCACCAAGGTTCTGGTGGTGGGCGACCACGGCTACGACGTACTCCCTGCCAGGGCACTCGGCGCTCTGAGCGTCATGGTGACTGGGCATACCGCAGGGAGGATGAGCTTTTCGGTGGACTCCACGCCGGATTTTGAGGTTCAGGATATGCCGGGTTTTCTGACCCTTCTAGAGAACATTTTAAATGCCTACGTTGTCGTCCCGGCCTACAACGAGGAGAAGACCCTCGGGAGCGTCCTGGACGACCTGCTCAGGTACTTCAGGCGGGATGAGGTAGTGGTAGTTAACGACGGCTCCAGGGACGGGACGAGGGAGATAGCGCGCTCCTACGGCGTCCACGTGCTGAACCATCTCGTCAACAGGGGTCTGGGCGGTGCACTCGGAACTGGAATCGCCTACGCCCTCAGGCAGAACGCCAGGCTGATACTCACCTTCGACGCCGACGGCCAGCACCTCGTGAGCGACGCCCTGCGCGTCATGAGGCCCGTTGCTGAGGGAAGGGCTGACTTTGCGGTTGGTTCGAGGCTCAAGGGCGACACAAGCCAGATGCCCTTCGTGAAGCGCTTTGGAAACTTCGTTCTCGACGCGATAACCGCCGTCTTTGCCCGAAAATACGTGAGCGACAGTCAGAGCGGTCTGCGCTGTCTCAGCAGAGAATGTGCCTCCAGAATAAGGATAACGTGCGACCGCTACGCGGTTTCGAGTGAGATTATAATCGAGGCCGCTAGGAACCGATGCCGCATCGTTGAGGTGCCTATCCGTGCAGTCTACACAGAGTACTCGATGAAGAAGGGAACGAACGTTTTGGAGGGTGTTAAGATAGCCCTCAACCTGCTGTTTGACAAGATGAGGTGA
- a CDS encoding DUF2304 family protein: MYAVQYIAIVVVLALMFYVIGKYGKKEFEWGDFLFWEAILLGLLVVSIFPLQIAEEIRKLLGLGRGLDALFVLSIGLSYIMIFKVYLAVDRTEREITELTRKIAIELEEMNGRLKKIEEKL; this comes from the coding sequence ATGTACGCCGTTCAGTACATAGCCATAGTTGTGGTATTGGCTCTGATGTTCTACGTGATTGGGAAGTACGGAAAGAAAGAGTTTGAATGGGGGGATTTCCTCTTTTGGGAGGCCATCCTTCTTGGTCTCTTGGTGGTTTCAATCTTTCCTCTCCAGATAGCGGAGGAGATTAGGAAGCTTCTCGGCCTTGGTAGGGGACTCGATGCCCTCTTTGTCCTCAGCATCGGCCTGTCCTACATAATGATATTCAAGGTGTATCTGGCGGTTGACAGAACCGAGCGGGAGATAACCGAGCTGACGCGGAAAATCGCCATTGAGCTTGAGGAAATGAACGGAAGGCTGAAGAAAATCGAGGAGAAGCTTTAA
- a CDS encoding glycosyltransferase 4 family protein produces the protein MIAAAPLIGLTLTLILTPYIAARMKRAGIIGRDIHKMDLPEVAEMGGVAILLAFPVALSPFMSEEIARVILVFLLFGVVGIIDDLTNLRQLHKVVLSLVVSVPVAFFGVAPEVNVFGYTINLGILYPVFAALFVTGSANLVNLLAGFNGLEMGTSAVILGVLAAITDGDARLVALTGLGTVLGFLWWNRYPARVFPGDTGTLSAGALIGLIAITGKVEAYAALLLIPHFLDFMIKAVGVRFGVRRHGRTKVLPDGTLQAPPYPSFLGTIMKRVRVTEPKLVAVVWLIELTLGLLVWALHRSL, from the coding sequence ATGATAGCGGCCGCTCCACTTATAGGTTTAACCCTGACGCTCATCCTTACCCCTTACATAGCCGCGAGAATGAAGAGGGCAGGAATAATCGGGAGAGACATCCACAAGATGGACCTGCCGGAAGTGGCTGAGATGGGGGGAGTAGCAATCCTCCTCGCCTTCCCCGTGGCACTCTCGCCCTTCATGAGCGAGGAAATCGCGAGGGTTATTCTGGTTTTCCTGCTCTTCGGGGTCGTCGGAATCATAGACGACCTGACGAATTTGAGACAGCTTCACAAGGTCGTTCTCTCGCTCGTAGTCTCCGTCCCGGTGGCGTTCTTCGGCGTCGCGCCGGAGGTTAACGTCTTCGGCTACACGATCAACCTCGGCATCCTGTACCCCGTCTTCGCGGCCCTCTTCGTCACGGGCTCGGCGAACCTGGTGAACCTGCTGGCCGGCTTCAACGGACTGGAGATGGGCACTTCCGCAGTAATCCTCGGTGTTTTAGCGGCCATAACCGATGGGGATGCGAGGCTCGTTGCCCTCACCGGCCTGGGAACGGTTCTCGGGTTCCTCTGGTGGAACAGGTATCCTGCGAGGGTTTTTCCGGGCGACACAGGAACACTCAGCGCCGGCGCATTGATAGGCCTCATCGCCATCACCGGAAAGGTCGAGGCCTACGCGGCGTTGCTCCTGATTCCCCACTTCCTGGATTTCATGATAAAGGCGGTCGGGGTTCGCTTTGGCGTGAGAAGGCACGGAAGAACGAAGGTTCTGCCGGATGGAACGCTTCAGGCGCCGCCGTACCCCAGCTTCCTGGGGACAATAATGAAACGGGTTAGGGTGACGGAGCCCAAACTGGTTGCGGTTGTGTGGCTGATAGAACTCACTCTTGGCCTTCTCGTCTGGGCTCTTCATCGATCACTTTGA
- a CDS encoding M48 family metalloprotease, with amino-acid sequence MLFIIMALEVLLAVMALKELGLKIAVAAFGSVVLLYIWVSTRDVKGNYVTLQRSEMPWLYDGIAEMASKAGITMPRIYILDDYIPNAYSFKNTIVLSLGLFEVLDREEILAVAAHELGHIKNGDTKVFPVLAYGRYLMMVFTGILILLAHRPSVTLAALLLYALYEVARANFLKSREFLADESALRLLNVPMSLKHALEELKYYEDLRANVRLSAVPSIEPSIERRQKVPRIETHPSYDERIFRILVELHGNNMFNQRMMQ; translated from the coding sequence ATGCTGTTCATCATCATGGCCCTTGAGGTTTTGCTGGCGGTGATGGCCCTAAAGGAGCTTGGCCTCAAGATAGCGGTGGCTGCCTTCGGCTCCGTAGTACTCCTCTACATCTGGGTCTCAACCAGGGACGTCAAAGGCAATTACGTAACCCTGCAGAGGAGTGAGATGCCCTGGCTCTACGACGGCATAGCGGAGATGGCCAGCAAGGCCGGGATTACAATGCCGCGAATATACATCCTGGACGACTACATACCAAACGCGTACTCCTTCAAAAACACTATAGTGCTCTCCCTCGGTCTTTTCGAGGTGCTCGACAGGGAGGAGATACTCGCGGTCGCCGCCCACGAGCTGGGCCACATAAAGAACGGGGATACCAAGGTATTCCCTGTGCTGGCGTACGGCAGGTACCTGATGATGGTCTTCACGGGGATACTGATACTCCTCGCCCACAGGCCGAGCGTTACGCTGGCGGCGCTGCTCCTCTACGCTCTCTACGAAGTCGCCAGAGCGAACTTTCTCAAGAGCAGGGAGTTTCTGGCGGACGAATCAGCACTCAGACTGCTGAACGTGCCCATGAGCCTGAAGCATGCCCTTGAGGAGCTCAAATACTACGAGGACCTCAGGGCCAATGTAAGACTGAGCGCCGTGCCCAGCATAGAGCCGTCCATAGAGAGACGCCAGAAGGTTCCGAGGATAGAAACCCACCCGAGCTACGATGAGAGAATATTCCGGATACTCGTCGAGCTTCACGGCAACAACATGTTCAACCAGCGCATGATGCAGTGA